A segment of the Amycolatopsis thermophila genome:
GCTGAACTTCCCGACCGGGCTCGGGCAGCTGGTGCACACGCTGGTGAACCTCGTGATCACCGTGCCGGAGTCGCCGTTCGTCACCGTCGCCCGCGCACTGGCGATGCTCACGCTGGCGGTGTTCGGCGTGCGGCAGTGGTGGAAGGCCCGCCGCGGCGGCAACGAGGCGATCTTCCGGATGGCCATGACGCTGCTGGCCACCGCGGTCCTCGCCCCGCCGACCCTGCCGTGGTACCTGACCTGGGGTTTCGTGATCGCCTCGGCGTTCCCCTGGCGGCGCAGGCACCTGGCCATCGTGGTCGCCGTGGCGTCGTTCCTGGTGCTGGCCTACTACCCGACGGGCGAGCAGGCCCTCTACGACTGGTGGTTCGTCGTGGTGGTCACCGCGCTGTCGGTCTACGCGGCGGCGTCCCTGCTGCGTCCCGACCCCCTCGGGCTGGTCGGCGCGTGGCGGCGGCAGCGCGAGGTGCCCGACTTCGTCGGCACGGAGTGATCGCGCCCGGTCACTCCGCCCGGCCGGCCCAGCCGCTCCACCGCGTCACCCGCGTCCGCACCACCGGGCCCTCCGGCGGGCGCCGCGCGTACTGCTCGTACTTGCCGCGCAACAGGGCGATCGCGTCCGGAGCCGAGGCCCCGATCGTCGCCGTGCCGTCGGCGCGGCACCACCACAACCGGGTCCAGTCCTCGTCGTAGGCATCGGCCAGGAAGCTCACCGCCGGGTTCGCCGCGATGTTGCGCAGCCGCCGCAGGTCGGTCGTCGACTTCGGTTTGTGGTCGACCGCGAACACGATCTCGTCGCCGGACACCGCGAACGTCACCGGCACCAGGTGCGGCCGCCCGTCCGCGGACACCGTCGCCAGCCGCGCGACCCGCGCCGCGGCGAACCGCTCCCTGGCCTCCCGCGGATCAAGTCGCATCGGTCACCACGGTCAGCGCTGCCGTGTCCAGTACGGCCTCGACCCCGAGCGGCACGGTCAGCGACCCCTCGACGTGCCCGAACGGCACCCCGGCCAGGATCGGCACGTCCAGGGGCCCGAGCCGGTCCAGCATCAACGCCCGCACGTCGGTCGCCTCGCCGCACCCGGTCCACGTGCCCAGCACGATCCCCGCGACCCCGTCGAACCATCCCGACCGCAGCAGCTGCGTGAGCATCCGGTCCAGCCTGTACACCGGCTCCGTCACGTCCTCCAGCACCACGATCCGGTCGCGCGCGCCGCCCTGCTCGGGGGTGCCGACGCCGGCGGCGAGCAGGCTCAGGTTCCCGCCCGTGAGCCGGCCACGAGCCGTGCCCGCGACGAGCGCCTCCGTGCCGGGCAGCGTGACCGGACCCGGCGAGAACAGCGCGCGCCGCAGGTGCTCGCCGCCCACGTCGTCCCAGAAGTCGCCGGCGGGCATGGGCGAGAACAGCGTCGGCAGGCCGAGGTGCCGGTGGATCGCCGCGTGCAGGGCCGTCACATCACTCGACCCGGCGAACACCGTGGCACCGGCCCCGCGCAGGGCCGGCCAGTCGAGCAGGTCGAGCATCCGCTGGGTGCCGTAACCACCGCGGGCGGCCAGCACGATGCCGACCTCCGGGTCGAGCCACGCCTCGGTGAACAGCTTCGCCCGCACCGCGTCGCTGTCGGCCAGGTAGGGCGCGTGCCGCGCGCCGGGCGTGACGAGGTTGCGCACCCCCACACCCCAGCCGTCGAGCACCGCCAGCGCCCGCTCCAGCCGCTCGGGTGCCACCGGCCCGGCGGGCGCGACCAGGGCGACCGTGGTCATGAGCGCAGCTCCAGCTCCGGCACGCCCGGCGTGGCGAAGCCGAACACCTGGCCGTAGAACGACAGTTCGGCCTCCAGCGCCGCGATCATCGTCTCCGCCCTGCGGAAGCCGTGCTGCTCGCCCTCGAAGGTCAGGTAGGCGTGCGGGATGCCGCTGCCGGCCAGGGCCCGCACGAACCGGTCGGCCTGCTCGGGCGGGCAGATCTGGTCGTCGAGCCCCTGCAGGAGCAGCACCGGCCCGGCCAG
Coding sequences within it:
- a CDS encoding S66 peptidase family protein, which produces MTTVALVAPAGPVAPERLERALAVLDGWGVGVRNLVTPGARHAPYLADSDAVRAKLFTEAWLDPEVGIVLAARGGYGTQRMLDLLDWPALRGAGATVFAGSSDVTALHAAIHRHLGLPTLFSPMPAGDFWDDVGGEHLRRALFSPGPVTLPGTEALVAGTARGRLTGGNLSLLAAGVGTPEQGGARDRIVVLEDVTEPVYRLDRMLTQLLRSGWFDGVAGIVLGTWTGCGEATDVRALMLDRLGPLDVPILAGVPFGHVEGSLTVPLGVEAVLDTAALTVVTDAT
- a CDS encoding TIGR03668 family PPOX class F420-dependent oxidoreductase, coding for MRLDPREARERFAAARVARLATVSADGRPHLVPVTFAVSGDEIVFAVDHKPKSTTDLRRLRNIAANPAVSFLADAYDEDWTRLWWCRADGTATIGASAPDAIALLRGKYEQYARRPPEGPVVRTRVTRWSGWAGRAE